A single Strix aluco isolate bStrAlu1 chromosome 20, bStrAlu1.hap1, whole genome shotgun sequence DNA region contains:
- the GRIN1 gene encoding glutamate receptor ionotropic, NMDA 1 isoform X4: MSTMRLLLLALLFSSSFARAGCDPKIVNIGAVLSTKKHEQIFREAVNQANKRHGTWKLQLNATSVTHKPNAIQMALSVCEDLISSQVYAILVSHPPAPNDHLTPTPVSYTAGFYRIPVIGLTTRMSIYSDKSIHLSFLRTVPPYSHQANVWFEMMRVFNWNHVILIVSDDHEGRAAQKKLETLLEERESKSKKRNYENLDQLSYDNKRGPKAEKVLQFDPGTKNVTSLLLEAKELEARVIILSASEDDAATVYRSAAMLNMTGSGYVWLVGEREISGNALRYAPDGVIGLQLINGKNESAHISDAVAVVAQAVHDLFEKENITDPPRGCVGNTNIWKTGPLFKRVLMSSKYSEGVTGRVEFNEDGDRKFANYSIMNLQNRKLVQVGIYNGSHVLTNDRKIIWPGGETEKPQGYQMSTKLKIVTIHQEPFVYVKPTQADGTCREEFTINGDPVKKVFCTGPNETIPGRPTVALCCYGFCIDLLIRLAGVMNFTYEVHLVADGKFGTQERVNNSNKKEWNGMMGELLSGQADMIVAPLTINNERAQYIEFSKPFKYQGLTILVKKEIPRSTLDSFMQPFQSTLWLLVGLSVHVVAVMLYLLDRFSPFGRFKVNSEEEEEDALTLSSAMWFSWGVLLNSGIGEGAPRSFSARILGMVWAGFAMIIVASYTANLAAFLVLDRPEERITGINDPRLRNPSDKFIYATVKQSSVDIYFRRQVELSTMYRHMEKHNYESAAEAIQAVRDNKLHAFIWDSAVLEFEASQKCDLVTTGELFFRSGFGIGMRKDSPWKQNVSLAILKSHENGFMEDLDKTWVRYQECDSRSNAPATLTFENMAGVFMLVAGGIVAGIFLIFIEIAYKRHKDARRKQMQLAFAAVNVWRKNLQDRKSGRAEPDPKKKATFRSITSTLASSFKRRRSSKDTQYHPTDITGQLNLSDPSVSTVV; encoded by the exons ATGAGCACCAtgcggctgctgctgctcgccctgctcttctcctcctccttcgcCCGCGCCGGCTGCGACCCCAAGATCGTCAACATCGGCGCGGTGCTGAGCACCAAGAAGCACGAGCAGATCTTCCGCGAGGCGGTGAACCAGGCCAACAAGCGGCACGGCACCTGGAAGCTCCAGCTCAACGCCACCTCGGTCACGCACAAGCCCAACGCCATCCAGATGGCCCTCTCCGTCTGCGAGGACCTCATCTCCAGCCAG GTCTATGCAATATTAGTTAGTCACCCTCCTGCTCCCAACGATCACCTAACACCAACACCCGTATCATACACAGCTGGCTTCTACAGGATCCCTGTCATTGGTCTGACAACACGCATGTCTATATATTCTGATAAG AGCATCCACCTGTCCTTTTTGCGCACAGTCCCACCATACTCTCACCAGGCCAACGTCTGGTTTGAGATGATGAGAGTCTTCAACTGGAATCACGTCATCCTGATAGTCAGTGACGACCACGAAGGTCGTGCTGCACAAAAGAAGCTGGAGACCCTCTTGGAGGAGAGAGAGTCCAAG AGTAAAAAAAGGAACTATGAAAACCTCGACCAACTTTCCTATGACAACAAGCGAGGACCCAAG GCTGAGAAAGTGCTTCAGTTTGACCCTGGAACCAAAAACGTGACGTCACTGCTGCTGGAGGCTAAGGAGCTGGAGGCGCGTGTCATCATCCTTTCTGCCAG TGAGGATGATGCGGCTACGGTGTACAGATCAGCAGCCATGCTCAATATGACAGGCTCCGGCTACGTGTGGCTGGTGGGGGAACGGGAGATATCGGGCAATGCCCTGCGTTACGCCCCTGATG GCGTGATCGGTTTGCAGCTCATCAATGGGAAGAATGAGTCAGCACACATCAGTGACGCTGTTGCAGTGGTGGCCCAGGCTGTGCATGACTTGTTTGAGAAGGAGAATATCACAGACCCACCACGGGGCTGCGTGGGCAACACCAACATCTGGAAGACAGGACCCCTTTTCAAGAG GGTGTTGATGTCCTCCAAGTACTCAGAGGGTGTCACTGGACGGGTGGAGTTCAACGAGGATGGGGACAGGAAATTTGCCAACTACAGCATCATGAACCTGCAGAATCGGAAACTGGTTCAAGTTGGGATTTACAACGGCAGCCAT GTCTTGACCAACGACCGGAAGATTATCTGGCCAGGAGGAGAAACCGAGAAACCTCAAGGCTATCAGATGTCGACCAAGCTGAAG ATTGTGACAATCCACCAAGAGCCCTTTGTGTATGTGAAGCCCACGCAAGCAGATGGGACATGCAGGGAGGAATTCACCATCAATGGAGATCCTGTGAAAAAGGTCTTTTGCACTGGACCCAACGAGACCATCCCAG GCCGCCCCACCGTGGCACTGTGCTGCTATGGCTTCTGCATCGACCTGCTCATCCGGCTGGCGGGGGTGATGAACTTCACCTACGAGGTTCACCTGGTGGCTGATGGTAAATTTGGTACCCAAGAGCGG GttaacaacagcaacaagaagGAGTGGAACGGGATGATGGGGGAGCTGCTGAGCGGCCAAGCGGACATGATTGTGGCTCCCCTCACCATCAACAATGAGCGGGCACAGTACATTGAGTTCTCCAAGCCTTTCAAGTACCAGGGTCTCACCATCCTTGTGAAGAAG GAAATCCCTCGCAGCACCTTGGACTCATTCATGCAGCCTTTCCAGAGCACACTTTGGCTGCTGGTGGGGCTGTCTGTGCACGTGGTGGCAGTGATGTTGTACCTCTTAGACCGATTCAG CCCATTTGGCCGGTTCAAAGTaaacagtgaggaggaggaggaagatgcccTGACCCTCTCCTCAGCCATGTGGTTCTCCTGGGGAGTCCTGCTGAACTCTGGCATCGGAGAAG GTGCTCCCCGGAGTTTCTCTGCCCGTATTCTTGGCATGGTGTGGGCTGGCTTTGCTATGATCATTGTGGCTTCATACACTGCCAACCTGGCAGCCTTCCTGGTGTTAGACCGGCCTGAGGAGAGAATTACGGGCATTAATGACCCCCGG CTGCGCAACCCCTCTGATAAGTTCATCTACGCCACAGTGAAGCAGAGCTCAGTGGACATCTACTTCCGACGGCAGGTGGAGCTGAGCACCATGTACCGGCATATGGAGAAGCACAACTATGAGAGCGCTGCCGAAGCCATCCAGGCAGTGAGGGACAA CAAGCTCCACGCCTTCATCTGGGACTCGGCGGTGCTGGAGTTCGAAGCCTCCCAGAAGTGTGACCTGGTGACAACGGGGGAGCTTTTCTTTCGTTCCGGCTTTGGGATTGGGATGCGCAAGGACAGTCCATGGAAGCAGAACGTCTCCCTGGCCATCCTCAA GTCCCATGAGAACGGCTTCATGGAGGATTTGGACAAGACTTGGGTGAGGTATCAGGAGTGTGATTCCCGTAGCAATGCCCCAGCAACACTCACCTTTGAAAATATGGCAG GTGTGTTTATGCTGGTGGCTGGAGGTATTGTTGCCgggatatttttaatattcatagAAATAGCTTACAAAAGGCATAAGGACGCGCGGAGGAAGCAGATGCAGCTGGCGTTTGCGGCCGTTAATGTGTGGAGGAAAAACCTGCAG GATAGAAAAAGTGGTAGAGCAGAACCTGACCCTAAAAAGAAAGCCACTTTTAGGTCCATCACCTCCACCCTGGCCTCCAGCTTCAAGAGACGTAGGTCCTCCAAGGATACG
- the GRIN1 gene encoding glutamate receptor ionotropic, NMDA 1 isoform X5 has protein sequence MSTMRLLLLALLFSSSFARAGCDPKIVNIGAVLSTKKHEQIFREAVNQANKRHGTWKLQLNATSVTHKPNAIQMALSVCEDLISSQVYAILVSHPPAPNDHLTPTPVSYTAGFYRIPVIGLTTRMSIYSDKSIHLSFLRTVPPYSHQANVWFEMMRVFNWNHVILIVSDDHEGRAAQKKLETLLEERESKAEKVLQFDPGTKNVTSLLLEAKELEARVIILSASEDDAATVYRSAAMLNMTGSGYVWLVGEREISGNALRYAPDGVIGLQLINGKNESAHISDAVAVVAQAVHDLFEKENITDPPRGCVGNTNIWKTGPLFKRVLMSSKYSEGVTGRVEFNEDGDRKFANYSIMNLQNRKLVQVGIYNGSHVLTNDRKIIWPGGETEKPQGYQMSTKLKIVTIHQEPFVYVKPTQADGTCREEFTINGDPVKKVFCTGPNETIPGRPTVALCCYGFCIDLLIRLAGVMNFTYEVHLVADGKFGTQERVNNSNKKEWNGMMGELLSGQADMIVAPLTINNERAQYIEFSKPFKYQGLTILVKKEIPRSTLDSFMQPFQSTLWLLVGLSVHVVAVMLYLLDRFSPFGRFKVNSEEEEEDALTLSSAMWFSWGVLLNSGIGEGAPRSFSARILGMVWAGFAMIIVASYTANLAAFLVLDRPEERITGINDPRLRNPSDKFIYATVKQSSVDIYFRRQVELSTMYRHMEKHNYESAAEAIQAVRDNKLHAFIWDSAVLEFEASQKCDLVTTGELFFRSGFGIGMRKDSPWKQNVSLAILKSHENGFMEDLDKTWVRYQECDSRSNAPATLTFENMAGVFMLVAGGIVAGIFLIFIEIAYKRHKDARRKQMQLAFAAVNVWRKNLQDRKSGRAEPDPKKKATFRSITSTLASSFKRRRSSKDTQYHPTDITGQLNLSDPSVSTVV, from the exons ATGAGCACCAtgcggctgctgctgctcgccctgctcttctcctcctccttcgcCCGCGCCGGCTGCGACCCCAAGATCGTCAACATCGGCGCGGTGCTGAGCACCAAGAAGCACGAGCAGATCTTCCGCGAGGCGGTGAACCAGGCCAACAAGCGGCACGGCACCTGGAAGCTCCAGCTCAACGCCACCTCGGTCACGCACAAGCCCAACGCCATCCAGATGGCCCTCTCCGTCTGCGAGGACCTCATCTCCAGCCAG GTCTATGCAATATTAGTTAGTCACCCTCCTGCTCCCAACGATCACCTAACACCAACACCCGTATCATACACAGCTGGCTTCTACAGGATCCCTGTCATTGGTCTGACAACACGCATGTCTATATATTCTGATAAG AGCATCCACCTGTCCTTTTTGCGCACAGTCCCACCATACTCTCACCAGGCCAACGTCTGGTTTGAGATGATGAGAGTCTTCAACTGGAATCACGTCATCCTGATAGTCAGTGACGACCACGAAGGTCGTGCTGCACAAAAGAAGCTGGAGACCCTCTTGGAGGAGAGAGAGTCCAAG GCTGAGAAAGTGCTTCAGTTTGACCCTGGAACCAAAAACGTGACGTCACTGCTGCTGGAGGCTAAGGAGCTGGAGGCGCGTGTCATCATCCTTTCTGCCAG TGAGGATGATGCGGCTACGGTGTACAGATCAGCAGCCATGCTCAATATGACAGGCTCCGGCTACGTGTGGCTGGTGGGGGAACGGGAGATATCGGGCAATGCCCTGCGTTACGCCCCTGATG GCGTGATCGGTTTGCAGCTCATCAATGGGAAGAATGAGTCAGCACACATCAGTGACGCTGTTGCAGTGGTGGCCCAGGCTGTGCATGACTTGTTTGAGAAGGAGAATATCACAGACCCACCACGGGGCTGCGTGGGCAACACCAACATCTGGAAGACAGGACCCCTTTTCAAGAG GGTGTTGATGTCCTCCAAGTACTCAGAGGGTGTCACTGGACGGGTGGAGTTCAACGAGGATGGGGACAGGAAATTTGCCAACTACAGCATCATGAACCTGCAGAATCGGAAACTGGTTCAAGTTGGGATTTACAACGGCAGCCAT GTCTTGACCAACGACCGGAAGATTATCTGGCCAGGAGGAGAAACCGAGAAACCTCAAGGCTATCAGATGTCGACCAAGCTGAAG ATTGTGACAATCCACCAAGAGCCCTTTGTGTATGTGAAGCCCACGCAAGCAGATGGGACATGCAGGGAGGAATTCACCATCAATGGAGATCCTGTGAAAAAGGTCTTTTGCACTGGACCCAACGAGACCATCCCAG GCCGCCCCACCGTGGCACTGTGCTGCTATGGCTTCTGCATCGACCTGCTCATCCGGCTGGCGGGGGTGATGAACTTCACCTACGAGGTTCACCTGGTGGCTGATGGTAAATTTGGTACCCAAGAGCGG GttaacaacagcaacaagaagGAGTGGAACGGGATGATGGGGGAGCTGCTGAGCGGCCAAGCGGACATGATTGTGGCTCCCCTCACCATCAACAATGAGCGGGCACAGTACATTGAGTTCTCCAAGCCTTTCAAGTACCAGGGTCTCACCATCCTTGTGAAGAAG GAAATCCCTCGCAGCACCTTGGACTCATTCATGCAGCCTTTCCAGAGCACACTTTGGCTGCTGGTGGGGCTGTCTGTGCACGTGGTGGCAGTGATGTTGTACCTCTTAGACCGATTCAG CCCATTTGGCCGGTTCAAAGTaaacagtgaggaggaggaggaagatgcccTGACCCTCTCCTCAGCCATGTGGTTCTCCTGGGGAGTCCTGCTGAACTCTGGCATCGGAGAAG GTGCTCCCCGGAGTTTCTCTGCCCGTATTCTTGGCATGGTGTGGGCTGGCTTTGCTATGATCATTGTGGCTTCATACACTGCCAACCTGGCAGCCTTCCTGGTGTTAGACCGGCCTGAGGAGAGAATTACGGGCATTAATGACCCCCGG CTGCGCAACCCCTCTGATAAGTTCATCTACGCCACAGTGAAGCAGAGCTCAGTGGACATCTACTTCCGACGGCAGGTGGAGCTGAGCACCATGTACCGGCATATGGAGAAGCACAACTATGAGAGCGCTGCCGAAGCCATCCAGGCAGTGAGGGACAA CAAGCTCCACGCCTTCATCTGGGACTCGGCGGTGCTGGAGTTCGAAGCCTCCCAGAAGTGTGACCTGGTGACAACGGGGGAGCTTTTCTTTCGTTCCGGCTTTGGGATTGGGATGCGCAAGGACAGTCCATGGAAGCAGAACGTCTCCCTGGCCATCCTCAA GTCCCATGAGAACGGCTTCATGGAGGATTTGGACAAGACTTGGGTGAGGTATCAGGAGTGTGATTCCCGTAGCAATGCCCCAGCAACACTCACCTTTGAAAATATGGCAG GTGTGTTTATGCTGGTGGCTGGAGGTATTGTTGCCgggatatttttaatattcatagAAATAGCTTACAAAAGGCATAAGGACGCGCGGAGGAAGCAGATGCAGCTGGCGTTTGCGGCCGTTAATGTGTGGAGGAAAAACCTGCAG GATAGAAAAAGTGGTAGAGCAGAACCTGACCCTAAAAAGAAAGCCACTTTTAGGTCCATCACCTCCACCCTGGCCTCCAGCTTCAAGAGACGTAGGTCCTCCAAGGATACG
- the GRIN1 gene encoding glutamate receptor ionotropic, NMDA 1 isoform X9 translates to MSTMRLLLLALLFSSSFARAGCDPKIVNIGAVLSTKKHEQIFREAVNQANKRHGTWKLQLNATSVTHKPNAIQMALSVCEDLISSQVYAILVSHPPAPNDHLTPTPVSYTAGFYRIPVIGLTTRMSIYSDKSIHLSFLRTVPPYSHQANVWFEMMRVFNWNHVILIVSDDHEGRAAQKKLETLLEERESKSKKRNYENLDQLSYDNKRGPKAEKVLQFDPGTKNVTSLLLEAKELEARVIILSASEDDAATVYRSAAMLNMTGSGYVWLVGEREISGNALRYAPDGVIGLQLINGKNESAHISDAVAVVAQAVHDLFEKENITDPPRGCVGNTNIWKTGPLFKRVLMSSKYSEGVTGRVEFNEDGDRKFANYSIMNLQNRKLVQVGIYNGSHVLTNDRKIIWPGGETEKPQGYQMSTKLKIVTIHQEPFVYVKPTQADGTCREEFTINGDPVKKVFCTGPNETIPGRPTVALCCYGFCIDLLIRLAGVMNFTYEVHLVADGKFGTQERVNNSNKKEWNGMMGELLSGQADMIVAPLTINNERAQYIEFSKPFKYQGLTILVKKEIPRSTLDSFMQPFQSTLWLLVGLSVHVVAVMLYLLDRFSPFGRFKVNSEEEEEDALTLSSAMWFSWGVLLNSGIGEGAPRSFSARILGMVWAGFAMIIVASYTANLAAFLVLDRPEERITGINDPRLRNPSDKFIYATVKQSSVDIYFRRQVELSTMYRHMEKHNYESAAEAIQAVRDNKLHAFIWDSAVLEFEASQKCDLVTTGELFFRSGFGIGMRKDSPWKQNVSLAILKSHENGFMEDLDKTWVRYQECDSRSNAPATLTFENMAGVFMLVAGGIVAGIFLIFIEIAYKRHKDARRKQMQLAFAAVNVWRKNLQRELRRRSKCIPEHALRTSGIHFGYPRAVAEPDLVTPSPVGKVTLIGTKAIGEESFSAPAAERGRSPRLAAPAPWRLVLPACANQDRKSGRAEPDPKKKATFRSITSTLASSFKRRRSSKDTPCRMVPQECQRDRLAPWSQDSPGKLPPHSERPSAHHHPSCTASPRHIIPTAPGGDACVPHRQLLQLE, encoded by the exons ATGAGCACCAtgcggctgctgctgctcgccctgctcttctcctcctccttcgcCCGCGCCGGCTGCGACCCCAAGATCGTCAACATCGGCGCGGTGCTGAGCACCAAGAAGCACGAGCAGATCTTCCGCGAGGCGGTGAACCAGGCCAACAAGCGGCACGGCACCTGGAAGCTCCAGCTCAACGCCACCTCGGTCACGCACAAGCCCAACGCCATCCAGATGGCCCTCTCCGTCTGCGAGGACCTCATCTCCAGCCAG GTCTATGCAATATTAGTTAGTCACCCTCCTGCTCCCAACGATCACCTAACACCAACACCCGTATCATACACAGCTGGCTTCTACAGGATCCCTGTCATTGGTCTGACAACACGCATGTCTATATATTCTGATAAG AGCATCCACCTGTCCTTTTTGCGCACAGTCCCACCATACTCTCACCAGGCCAACGTCTGGTTTGAGATGATGAGAGTCTTCAACTGGAATCACGTCATCCTGATAGTCAGTGACGACCACGAAGGTCGTGCTGCACAAAAGAAGCTGGAGACCCTCTTGGAGGAGAGAGAGTCCAAG AGTAAAAAAAGGAACTATGAAAACCTCGACCAACTTTCCTATGACAACAAGCGAGGACCCAAG GCTGAGAAAGTGCTTCAGTTTGACCCTGGAACCAAAAACGTGACGTCACTGCTGCTGGAGGCTAAGGAGCTGGAGGCGCGTGTCATCATCCTTTCTGCCAG TGAGGATGATGCGGCTACGGTGTACAGATCAGCAGCCATGCTCAATATGACAGGCTCCGGCTACGTGTGGCTGGTGGGGGAACGGGAGATATCGGGCAATGCCCTGCGTTACGCCCCTGATG GCGTGATCGGTTTGCAGCTCATCAATGGGAAGAATGAGTCAGCACACATCAGTGACGCTGTTGCAGTGGTGGCCCAGGCTGTGCATGACTTGTTTGAGAAGGAGAATATCACAGACCCACCACGGGGCTGCGTGGGCAACACCAACATCTGGAAGACAGGACCCCTTTTCAAGAG GGTGTTGATGTCCTCCAAGTACTCAGAGGGTGTCACTGGACGGGTGGAGTTCAACGAGGATGGGGACAGGAAATTTGCCAACTACAGCATCATGAACCTGCAGAATCGGAAACTGGTTCAAGTTGGGATTTACAACGGCAGCCAT GTCTTGACCAACGACCGGAAGATTATCTGGCCAGGAGGAGAAACCGAGAAACCTCAAGGCTATCAGATGTCGACCAAGCTGAAG ATTGTGACAATCCACCAAGAGCCCTTTGTGTATGTGAAGCCCACGCAAGCAGATGGGACATGCAGGGAGGAATTCACCATCAATGGAGATCCTGTGAAAAAGGTCTTTTGCACTGGACCCAACGAGACCATCCCAG GCCGCCCCACCGTGGCACTGTGCTGCTATGGCTTCTGCATCGACCTGCTCATCCGGCTGGCGGGGGTGATGAACTTCACCTACGAGGTTCACCTGGTGGCTGATGGTAAATTTGGTACCCAAGAGCGG GttaacaacagcaacaagaagGAGTGGAACGGGATGATGGGGGAGCTGCTGAGCGGCCAAGCGGACATGATTGTGGCTCCCCTCACCATCAACAATGAGCGGGCACAGTACATTGAGTTCTCCAAGCCTTTCAAGTACCAGGGTCTCACCATCCTTGTGAAGAAG GAAATCCCTCGCAGCACCTTGGACTCATTCATGCAGCCTTTCCAGAGCACACTTTGGCTGCTGGTGGGGCTGTCTGTGCACGTGGTGGCAGTGATGTTGTACCTCTTAGACCGATTCAG CCCATTTGGCCGGTTCAAAGTaaacagtgaggaggaggaggaagatgcccTGACCCTCTCCTCAGCCATGTGGTTCTCCTGGGGAGTCCTGCTGAACTCTGGCATCGGAGAAG GTGCTCCCCGGAGTTTCTCTGCCCGTATTCTTGGCATGGTGTGGGCTGGCTTTGCTATGATCATTGTGGCTTCATACACTGCCAACCTGGCAGCCTTCCTGGTGTTAGACCGGCCTGAGGAGAGAATTACGGGCATTAATGACCCCCGG CTGCGCAACCCCTCTGATAAGTTCATCTACGCCACAGTGAAGCAGAGCTCAGTGGACATCTACTTCCGACGGCAGGTGGAGCTGAGCACCATGTACCGGCATATGGAGAAGCACAACTATGAGAGCGCTGCCGAAGCCATCCAGGCAGTGAGGGACAA CAAGCTCCACGCCTTCATCTGGGACTCGGCGGTGCTGGAGTTCGAAGCCTCCCAGAAGTGTGACCTGGTGACAACGGGGGAGCTTTTCTTTCGTTCCGGCTTTGGGATTGGGATGCGCAAGGACAGTCCATGGAAGCAGAACGTCTCCCTGGCCATCCTCAA GTCCCATGAGAACGGCTTCATGGAGGATTTGGACAAGACTTGGGTGAGGTATCAGGAGTGTGATTCCCGTAGCAATGCCCCAGCAACACTCACCTTTGAAAATATGGCAG GTGTGTTTATGCTGGTGGCTGGAGGTATTGTTGCCgggatatttttaatattcatagAAATAGCTTACAAAAGGCATAAGGACGCGCGGAGGAAGCAGATGCAGCTGGCGTTTGCGGCCGTTAATGTGTGGAGGAAAAACCTGCAG AGAGAACTGAGAAGGAGGAGCAAATGTATCCCCGAGCATGCTCTACGCACCAGCGGGATACATTTTGGTTACCCCCGTGCGGTAGCAGAGCCAGACCTGGTCACTCCGTCCCCCGTCGGAAAGGTCACACTCATTGGCACGAAAGCAATTGGGGAGGAATCGTTCTCAGCGCCCGCCGCAGAGCGCGGCCGGTCCCCACGGCTCGCTGCCCCCGCACCATGGCGGCTGGTGCTCCCAGCCTGCGCTAACCAG GATAGAAAAAGTGGTAGAGCAGAACCTGACCCTAAAAAGAAAGCCACTTTTAGGTCCATCACCTCCACCCTGGCCTCCAGCTTCAAGAGACGTAGGTCCTCCAAGGATACG